Proteins encoded within one genomic window of Acidithiobacillus sp. AMEEHan:
- the hemC gene encoding hydroxymethylbilane synthase → MDPLRIGTRASPLALWQAEHVRGALLAQDPFLSVDLVPMTTTGDRELAAPLHQLGGKGLFVKEIESALLAGEVDLAVHSMKDVPALQPEGLELAVILEREDVRDAFVATQYENEMALPKGARMGSSSLRRRAQLLHRRPDLHIEDLRGNVATRLAKLDRGDYDAIILAAAGLKRLGMEERIRSFFAVEDSLPAVGQGAIGIEIRADDEKTRSLVLPLAHLETSLCVRAERAMNRSLGGDCRLPVAALARWEEGTLTLEGRVASLDGLRLLRAQASASDPVALGERVAEDLLRQGAGKIIKELQAT, encoded by the coding sequence ATGGACCCATTGCGTATCGGCACTCGCGCCAGCCCTCTCGCACTCTGGCAGGCAGAGCACGTGCGCGGGGCCTTGCTGGCCCAGGATCCCTTCCTCTCCGTAGACCTCGTACCGATGACCACGACGGGCGACCGCGAGCTGGCAGCGCCCTTGCATCAGTTGGGCGGCAAGGGTCTGTTCGTCAAAGAAATCGAGAGTGCGCTGCTCGCAGGAGAAGTCGATCTCGCTGTCCATTCCATGAAGGATGTACCCGCACTGCAGCCCGAAGGTCTCGAGTTGGCCGTGATCCTGGAGCGGGAGGATGTGCGCGACGCCTTTGTCGCCACGCAGTACGAGAATGAGATGGCGCTTCCCAAAGGCGCGCGGATGGGAAGTTCGAGCCTGCGGCGGCGAGCGCAGCTGCTCCACCGCCGCCCTGACCTGCACATCGAGGATCTGCGCGGCAATGTCGCTACCCGCCTGGCCAAGCTCGACCGCGGCGACTACGACGCGATCATTCTTGCCGCTGCCGGGCTCAAGCGCTTAGGGATGGAGGAACGCATCCGCAGCTTCTTTGCGGTGGAGGATTCCTTGCCAGCGGTGGGACAAGGGGCAATTGGCATCGAGATCCGCGCCGATGACGAAAAGACCCGATCCTTGGTACTGCCCCTTGCGCACCTGGAAACCAGTCTTTGTGTCCGCGCAGAACGGGCGATGAACCGTAGCTTGGGCGGCGACTGTCGCCTTCCGGTGGCGGCCCTCGCTCGTTGGGAAGAAGGTACACTAACGCTCGAAGGTCGCGTGGCGAGCCTGGACGGACTGCGTCTGTTGCGCGCGCAGGCATCCGCCAGCGATCCCGTCGCCCTGGGCGAAAGGGTTGCAGAGGACCTTCTGCGCCAGGGGGCGGGCAAGATCATCAAGGAGTTACAAGCAACATGA
- a CDS encoding uroporphyrinogen-III synthase: protein MSGILQNKGIVVTRPREQSAELIAELQRRGARPIAFPALQIDAPETWHSLDAALDQLDSFDWAVFTSRNAVHFALSRWQSRGQHTWPASVRVAAVGRESAKAIAEFGIEVALAPKRAGSESLLESPEWQKVAGQCFALFAGDQGRELIEQTLEDRGATVEKIFCYRRVVPGANPTPLLHAWARGELDAVTVTSPEIFHNFYQMVGGLGQRWLKKTPIIAISPLTAEAITSKGLPSPWVAAEASNAGLVAALEEWASQQEKSA, encoded by the coding sequence ATGAGCGGTATCCTGCAGAACAAAGGCATCGTCGTCACCCGGCCGAGGGAACAGTCCGCCGAATTGATTGCGGAGCTGCAACGCCGTGGCGCGCGCCCCATCGCCTTCCCGGCGTTACAGATCGATGCGCCAGAGACCTGGCATTCCCTGGATGCGGCCCTAGACCAACTCGATTCTTTCGATTGGGCGGTGTTTACCAGCCGCAATGCTGTGCACTTTGCCTTGAGTCGATGGCAGAGTCGGGGGCAACATACGTGGCCTGCGTCAGTCCGGGTTGCCGCCGTCGGCCGGGAGAGCGCCAAGGCTATTGCCGAGTTTGGCATCGAGGTAGCCCTGGCACCCAAGCGCGCAGGCTCGGAAAGTCTTTTGGAAAGCCCGGAGTGGCAGAAGGTGGCGGGGCAATGCTTCGCTCTCTTTGCCGGCGATCAGGGCCGCGAATTGATCGAGCAGACCCTCGAGGACCGTGGCGCCACGGTGGAGAAAATCTTCTGCTACCGCCGTGTCGTTCCGGGGGCAAACCCGACGCCTCTGCTGCACGCGTGGGCGCGGGGCGAACTCGATGCGGTCACCGTCACCAGCCCGGAAATCTTTCACAATTTTTACCAGATGGTCGGCGGACTCGGGCAACGCTGGCTGAAGAAGACCCCCATCATCGCCATTAGCCCGCTGACGGCAGAAGCCATCACCAGTAAAGGCCTGCCCTCCCCCTGGGTGGCAGCGGAGGCAAGCAACGCCGGCTTGGTCGCGGCTTTGGAGGAGTGGGCGAGCCAGCAGGAGAAAAGCGCATGA
- the queE gene encoding 7-carboxy-7-deazaguanine synthase QueE, whose protein sequence is MARLRVTEIFHSLQGETSATGRPATFVRLTGCPLRCQYCDSAYAFHGGEWMELEAILARVEERAQQLVVVTGGEPLAQAGVHDLLHRLCDAGREVYLETSGALSVRDVDPRVVKILDIKTPGSAESEKNHWQNLQYLSARDQVKFVLCDRADYEWARDFVREHPLPVAEWLFSPSYGALDLRELAEWILADRLPVRLQIQLHKWIWGDIPGH, encoded by the coding sequence ATGGCGCGGCTGCGCGTCACGGAAATTTTTCATAGCCTGCAGGGGGAAACCAGTGCCACGGGGCGCCCGGCGACCTTCGTTCGCCTTACGGGCTGCCCACTGCGCTGCCAGTATTGTGACAGCGCCTACGCCTTTCATGGGGGCGAATGGATGGAGCTCGAAGCGATCCTCGCCCGGGTGGAGGAGCGTGCGCAGCAACTGGTCGTGGTGACTGGGGGCGAACCCCTTGCCCAGGCCGGGGTGCATGACCTGCTCCATAGACTCTGTGATGCTGGGCGTGAGGTCTATCTGGAGACCAGTGGGGCTCTTTCGGTCCGCGACGTCGATCCACGGGTGGTCAAGATTCTCGACATCAAGACGCCGGGCTCGGCGGAAAGCGAAAAAAATCATTGGCAGAATCTGCAGTACCTGAGCGCCCGGGACCAGGTAAAGTTCGTCCTCTGTGACCGCGCGGATTACGAATGGGCTCGGGACTTTGTGCGAGAGCATCCCTTGCCGGTTGCAGAATGGCTCTTTTCTCCCAGTTATGGCGCGCTGGATCTGCGCGAGTTGGCGGAGTGGATACTGGCGGACCGCTTACCGGTGCGTTTGCAGATACAACTGCACAAATGGATCTGGGGCGACATTCCTGGCCACTAG
- the msrB gene encoding peptide-methionine (R)-S-oxide reductase MsrB, protein MKISSTGYDLTPISAAERALRARHLSAEVRHVLFEHGTEPPFCGGLLDEKRPGVFVCALCHLPLFRSREKFDSGTGWPSFYAPFAGDHIRELRDTSHGMIRTEIRCARCDSHLGHVFNDGPAPTGLRYCLNSAALEFRDEAPAADGLSD, encoded by the coding sequence ATGAAGATTTCGTCGACAGGTTATGATCTTACCCCAATCAGTGCGGCAGAGCGCGCCCTACGCGCTCGCCATCTCTCGGCCGAAGTGCGCCACGTCCTCTTTGAGCATGGTACTGAACCGCCATTTTGCGGTGGATTGTTGGATGAGAAACGTCCGGGTGTCTTTGTCTGCGCGTTGTGTCATCTGCCACTCTTTCGTTCCCGGGAAAAATTTGATTCAGGAACCGGCTGGCCGAGTTTCTATGCCCCGTTTGCGGGCGACCACATCCGCGAGCTGCGCGACACGAGCCATGGCATGATCCGTACGGAAATTCGTTGCGCCCGTTGTGACAGCCATCTGGGGCACGTCTTCAACGACGGGCCAGCACCTACCGGGCTGCGCTATTGCTTGAACTCTGCCGCATTGGAATTCCGTGATGAGGCGCCAGCAGCCGACGGCTTGTCAGACTGA
- a CDS encoding TonB C-terminal domain-containing protein, which translates to MLSFWLRVLLIRTILYLARVLVPKAEDLDQLFPWLLAATAVIGSLLLLFWVALLPEQQANQNAQRAHDSRVEITLTPLPQHNQFHPASDIPSLAQGPGLPSSQERAETPPMALKQRELADYLLLWQKHIVDMAKAQLTQQKLPTGKIVVAVTISPSGELLRIEVVQGEQNQILAEAVREILISAAPFPPCPPPGNSHHRICASSEPGIFSNAAAPQPTPWPPGPSD; encoded by the coding sequence TTGCTCTCGTTCTGGCTACGGGTGTTGCTCATTCGCACGATACTGTACCTGGCTCGAGTACTCGTCCCCAAAGCAGAGGACCTCGATCAACTCTTCCCCTGGCTACTTGCCGCAACTGCGGTCATCGGATCCCTCCTCCTGCTTTTTTGGGTAGCTCTCTTGCCCGAACAACAAGCCAACCAGAATGCACAGCGAGCGCATGACTCGCGGGTGGAAATCACCCTGACTCCCCTGCCACAGCACAACCAGTTCCATCCAGCCAGCGATATCCCGAGTCTGGCGCAAGGACCAGGGTTACCCAGCAGCCAAGAGCGGGCAGAGACCCCGCCAATGGCGCTCAAACAGCGGGAGCTCGCCGACTATCTCTTGCTCTGGCAAAAACATATCGTCGACATGGCCAAAGCCCAACTCACCCAACAAAAACTCCCCACCGGCAAGATCGTGGTCGCCGTGACGATATCACCTTCCGGGGAATTACTGCGCATAGAGGTAGTGCAGGGCGAGCAAAATCAGATCCTTGCTGAAGCTGTACGGGAAATCCTGATCAGCGCAGCGCCGTTCCCCCCTTGCCCCCCGCCTGGCAACAGCCACCACAGAATTTGCGCATCATCAGAACCTGGAATTTTCTCTAACGCGGCAGCGCCGCAGCCCACGCCATGGCCTCCAGGGCCAAGCGATTGA
- the pal gene encoding peptidoglycan-associated lipoprotein Pal, with protein MQLRSVVVVFGLSFLALSGCARNVGSGAPTAVTPVAPVSSVATNGYNGQGVGSQDLNTNGPIGGSNRGLTAAELAALPSHLRVHFPFDSDRMDANGQAIAAENAQFMMNHAHVQVRLEGNTDDRGTQEYNLALGERRAETVKRYLESQGVSAARISTVSFGKDNPLCTQNDQACWARNRRVDFVYSGGYNG; from the coding sequence ATGCAGCTTCGCAGTGTCGTCGTCGTGTTCGGCCTTTCTTTCCTGGCGCTGTCGGGTTGCGCACGCAACGTCGGCAGTGGTGCCCCCACTGCAGTCACGCCCGTGGCACCTGTGAGTTCGGTCGCCACCAATGGCTACAATGGCCAGGGAGTGGGTTCTCAGGATCTCAACACCAATGGCCCCATTGGCGGTAGCAACCGCGGCCTGACGGCGGCAGAATTGGCGGCATTGCCCAGCCATTTACGTGTTCACTTCCCCTTCGACAGCGACAGGATGGACGCCAACGGCCAGGCCATTGCTGCCGAAAACGCCCAGTTCATGATGAATCATGCCCACGTGCAGGTGCGCCTGGAGGGCAATACCGACGACCGTGGTACGCAGGAGTACAACCTGGCCTTAGGCGAACGACGTGCGGAAACTGTCAAGCGCTATCTAGAGTCTCAGGGGGTGAGCGCTGCCCGTATCAGCACGGTCAGCTTTGGCAAGGATAACCCCCTCTGCACCCAGAATGATCAAGCATGTTGGGCACGTAACCGACGCGTCGACTTTGTATACAGTGGGGGGTACAACGGCTGA
- a CDS encoding diguanylate cyclase, which produces MVEGSSTPISADSDLQRGEFFAAIEEASRRAFVELCREPEVAAYVATLDSSVLEHMQAAQHRHFARLLLEEDPAACEELSRKLGAVHHRLGLPADWLVMASELFSAQLRRALAAFASPMPELEQRISRRLASDLVIQLRSMRQLESDEELVIEKIDILLLSEPDEKQLLQRILNKIVLLPGVDGAWIGKPHGGELQPIAVAGAQMASYLEQVQIRVDAGPTARGPMGRAWSTGQPVAVDDLETDPLFLPWRETVHGTGAWRSTIACPVEVAGNLEALFGVYSRTPRYFSAPSRRRTLMRLTRMLGIALEKQDQHERLERSNRLYQTFLSQGDIIMRSRSAATILRQTCHRLVENGLFSTAFVVQPDSHGYFAPISAAGKNSDKLTRARVHVDQREPASLLATAWRERRMQYHNHYLEDPKYQSLAGLVAEFGWNSLAVIPIQHQGDLWALLCVASAQQGYFDHTLLSALARTAKILGFGLDELALKNQIEAEREEQSWRAMHDSLTELPNRAAYLAELPKALARTGECLLAVCMMDLDDFKPVNDQYGHAAGDLVLQVVARRLRAAIREDDLVARFGGDEFALLLGKLASLDVLECVLNRVQSAIREKIVLADGSEVQVGSSLGVTLYPLDDAPEEILLRHADQALYAAKSEKGDLGKAFYLYDGSDGIVLLPEPSTVHGDADHQSDKPSAAGASSRNSNAAEFKQ; this is translated from the coding sequence ATGGTCGAGGGCTCCAGCACCCCAATCTCTGCGGACTCGGACCTGCAGCGCGGCGAGTTCTTCGCAGCGATCGAAGAAGCCTCACGCCGGGCATTTGTGGAGCTGTGTCGGGAGCCGGAGGTTGCGGCGTATGTCGCCACTCTGGACAGTAGTGTGCTGGAACACATGCAGGCGGCGCAACACCGCCACTTCGCGCGCTTGTTACTGGAAGAGGATCCCGCGGCATGTGAGGAGCTCAGTCGGAAACTGGGCGCAGTTCACCATCGCTTGGGCCTGCCTGCCGATTGGTTGGTGATGGCCAGCGAACTGTTTTCGGCACAGCTGCGACGCGCCCTCGCGGCCTTTGCATCGCCGATGCCAGAGCTGGAGCAGCGCATCAGTCGACGTTTGGCCAGCGACCTGGTCATACAATTGCGCAGCATGCGACAGTTGGAATCGGACGAAGAGCTGGTCATCGAAAAAATCGACATTCTGTTGCTCAGCGAGCCGGATGAGAAACAGTTGCTGCAGCGCATACTCAATAAAATCGTACTGTTGCCCGGTGTGGACGGTGCATGGATCGGCAAACCCCATGGCGGAGAACTGCAGCCTATCGCCGTTGCCGGCGCGCAGATGGCTAGCTACCTCGAGCAGGTCCAGATCCGCGTCGACGCAGGACCGACCGCCCGGGGTCCCATGGGGCGAGCCTGGAGTACCGGGCAGCCGGTGGCCGTCGACGATCTGGAGACAGATCCTCTGTTTCTACCGTGGCGGGAGACCGTGCACGGCACTGGTGCCTGGCGCAGCACTATCGCCTGTCCGGTAGAGGTCGCGGGCAATCTCGAGGCGCTATTTGGTGTATACAGCCGCACGCCACGGTATTTCTCCGCGCCCTCCCGTCGACGCACCCTGATGCGTCTCACTCGGATGCTCGGCATTGCACTCGAAAAACAGGACCAACACGAGCGTCTGGAACGCAGCAACCGACTGTACCAGACCTTTCTGAGTCAGGGAGACATCATCATGCGCTCCCGTTCCGCCGCTACGATTTTGCGTCAGACCTGTCATCGTCTGGTGGAAAATGGTCTATTCAGCACCGCTTTTGTCGTGCAACCGGATAGCCATGGCTATTTTGCACCGATCAGCGCCGCTGGCAAAAACAGCGATAAACTGACTCGGGCGCGGGTGCATGTCGATCAACGGGAGCCCGCGTCGCTCCTCGCGACGGCTTGGCGGGAAAGGCGCATGCAATACCACAACCACTATCTTGAGGATCCGAAATATCAGAGCCTTGCCGGCCTGGTTGCGGAATTCGGCTGGAACAGTCTGGCGGTCATTCCCATCCAACACCAAGGGGATCTCTGGGCACTTCTGTGTGTGGCCAGTGCCCAGCAGGGATATTTTGACCATACGCTATTGTCGGCTTTGGCGCGCACGGCCAAGATCCTGGGGTTTGGCCTGGACGAATTGGCGTTGAAAAATCAGATCGAAGCGGAGCGAGAAGAGCAGAGCTGGCGCGCCATGCATGATTCACTGACCGAACTCCCGAATCGTGCCGCGTATCTGGCAGAACTGCCCAAGGCCCTGGCGCGCACTGGGGAATGCCTGTTGGCAGTGTGTATGATGGATCTCGATGATTTCAAGCCAGTGAATGACCAGTACGGGCATGCGGCGGGGGATCTGGTGTTGCAAGTGGTGGCCCGGCGCCTACGTGCTGCCATCCGCGAGGACGATCTGGTGGCACGCTTTGGCGGCGATGAGTTTGCACTATTGTTGGGGAAGCTGGCTTCCTTGGACGTGCTGGAGTGCGTCCTGAACCGGGTCCAGAGCGCAATTCGGGAAAAAATCGTCCTTGCCGACGGCAGCGAAGTGCAAGTCGGTAGCAGTTTGGGCGTCACCCTCTATCCTCTCGACGATGCGCCTGAGGAGATCCTGCTACGACATGCCGACCAGGCTCTTTATGCGGCGAAAAGTGAGAAAGGCGACCTTGGCAAAGCCTTCTATCTCTATGATGGTAGTGATGGCATAGTGCTTCTCCCGGAGCCCTCCACGGTCCACGGGGATGCCGATCATCAGTCTGACAAGCCGTCGGCTGCTGGCGCCTCATCACGGAATTCCAATGCGGCAGAGTTCAAGCAATAG
- a CDS encoding protoglobin domain-containing protein produces MELLECAQQDPQLQAFIAIAGITAEDLCLLQQAAPKIVPVVPEVVESLQANLLQQEQIAAKLGQAYGNYAAHLGQWLTNLFSGPHDAGFLRQQEELGKQNVQHKIPPLYNAFIMSFLRAALPHSFGKNAIAREFPDGALTAATLRLLDFCQYLTDRAYTTRLLEVTGISKSLLDRLMTA; encoded by the coding sequence ATGGAGTTGTTAGAGTGTGCCCAGCAGGACCCGCAGTTACAGGCTTTCATCGCAATAGCCGGGATTACTGCAGAGGATCTTTGCTTGTTGCAGCAGGCAGCGCCAAAAATCGTTCCGGTCGTTCCCGAGGTGGTGGAGTCGCTGCAGGCCAATTTGTTGCAGCAGGAGCAAATTGCCGCCAAGCTCGGCCAGGCTTACGGCAACTACGCAGCGCACCTTGGCCAGTGGTTGACGAATCTTTTTTCGGGTCCGCATGATGCTGGCTTCCTCCGGCAACAAGAGGAATTGGGCAAACAAAATGTACAACATAAAATTCCTCCACTGTACAACGCCTTTATCATGAGCTTTTTGCGCGCGGCATTGCCGCATTCCTTTGGTAAGAATGCCATTGCCCGAGAGTTTCCGGATGGCGCGCTGACCGCGGCTACCCTTCGTCTTCTCGATTTCTGTCAATATCTTACGGACCGGGCATATACCACCCGTTTGCTGGAGGTTACCGGCATCTCAAAATCTCTCCTTGATCGTTTGATGACCGCATGA
- the hemB gene encoding porphobilinogen synthase, translating to MKLHSSRHQPRRLRRQAAMRALLRETHLHPGDFLLPIFLVEGDAIRSEISSMPGVFRHSIDSALRLCGDAVDRGIPGVLLFGVLEAQAKDARGSASWAAEGLVQRASRAIKERFPSLLVIADACFCEYTDHGHCGVLDAHGDRDDNATLENLQQQALSYAEAGVDVIAPSGMVDGMVLAIREALDAARHENVAILSYAIKYASAFYGPFRDAADSAPSFGDRRAYQMDPANRREAFRELALDLEEGADMVMVKPAMAYLDLIRDVRERCDFPVFAYQVSGEYSMLRAAAQAGYLDLQNSVLESLLAIKRAGADGIITYSAVEVCDWLR from the coding sequence ATGAAACTCCATTCCTCCCGCCATCAGCCGCGCCGCTTGCGCCGCCAGGCAGCCATGCGCGCCCTGTTGCGCGAAACCCATCTGCATCCCGGTGATTTTCTGTTGCCGATCTTTCTCGTAGAGGGCGACGCGATTCGCAGCGAAATCTCCAGCATGCCTGGAGTGTTTCGCCATAGCATCGACTCGGCGTTACGGCTCTGTGGCGATGCCGTGGATCGTGGCATTCCGGGGGTACTGCTTTTTGGTGTGTTGGAGGCCCAGGCCAAGGACGCGAGGGGCAGCGCTTCCTGGGCTGCTGAAGGACTGGTGCAGCGCGCCAGCCGCGCCATCAAGGAACGTTTTCCAAGCCTGCTGGTGATTGCCGACGCCTGCTTTTGCGAATACACCGATCACGGCCACTGTGGCGTGCTCGACGCGCACGGTGATCGTGACGACAATGCCACCCTGGAAAATCTGCAGCAGCAAGCCCTCTCCTACGCCGAGGCGGGGGTGGATGTCATCGCCCCTTCGGGGATGGTGGATGGCATGGTGCTGGCGATTCGTGAGGCATTGGATGCCGCTCGCCACGAAAATGTCGCGATACTTTCCTACGCCATCAAATACGCCAGCGCGTTTTACGGCCCCTTCCGCGATGCCGCCGACAGCGCCCCCAGTTTTGGGGATCGCCGCGCCTATCAGATGGACCCAGCCAATCGCCGCGAGGCCTTTCGCGAGTTGGCGCTGGATCTGGAAGAGGGGGCCGACATGGTCATGGTCAAACCGGCCATGGCCTATCTGGACCTCATCCGCGATGTACGGGAACGTTGTGACTTTCCCGTTTTCGCCTATCAGGTTTCGGGGGAATACAGCATGTTGCGCGCCGCCGCCCAAGCCGGATACCTGGATCTGCAGAATTCGGTGTTGGAGTCCCTGCTCGCCATCAAACGCGCGGGCGCCGATGGTATCATCACCTACTCGGCCGTGGAGGTTTGTGACTGGCTCCGGTGA
- the msrA gene encoding peptide-methionine (S)-S-oxide reductase MsrA produces the protein MPTNVLPLPDWQDPEADVPARVVLAGGCFWCVEGVYRELAGVRSVVSGYAGGQEKDANYRAVCSGATDHAEAIELRYDPQQLHFGQILQVFFGVAHDPTQRDGQGNDIGRQYRSAIFFLNDAQADMVRAYIAQLEKSGCFSQPIVTELHALDAFYPAEEYHQDYARRNPDQPYICAVAQPKIQALASLFPQYRRKS, from the coding sequence ATGCCAACGAATGTACTCCCGCTTCCCGATTGGCAGGATCCAGAGGCGGACGTGCCCGCCAGAGTCGTCTTGGCTGGTGGCTGTTTTTGGTGTGTGGAAGGAGTGTACCGGGAACTGGCCGGGGTACGGTCGGTGGTTTCTGGCTATGCTGGTGGCCAAGAAAAGGATGCCAATTATCGCGCGGTCTGCAGTGGCGCCACGGATCACGCAGAAGCGATAGAGTTGCGCTACGACCCACAACAGCTGCACTTCGGGCAAATACTGCAGGTGTTTTTTGGCGTGGCCCACGACCCCACACAGCGCGATGGCCAGGGCAACGACATCGGCCGTCAGTATCGCTCCGCCATATTTTTTCTCAACGATGCCCAGGCCGATATGGTGCGCGCCTATATCGCCCAGCTGGAAAAGAGCGGTTGTTTTTCGCAACCAATCGTTACCGAGCTGCACGCCCTCGACGCATTTTATCCAGCCGAGGAGTACCACCAGGACTATGCCCGCCGTAACCCCGATCAACCCTATATCTGCGCCGTCGCACAGCCCAAAATCCAGGCCTTGGCAAGCCTGTTCCCGCAATATCGGAGGAAGTCATGA
- a CDS encoding HDOD domain-containing protein: MTEESDNSAANLDLVARQAILDGKGNVQAYELLAREEYSPTEDPFLASAQVLVKVFSVYQLEQLLDGKRAFINFTNSLFDEKTLELFPCERVVPEFTITEVPKREFLEKIQYLKKAGFRIALDRFSGKAWEVPLLPWMNYVKIDVSEIAAADMDNLLKLVRAQKYATRMPLLIATRVETREQAANCFGAGFDWSQGYFFMRPQVVAHRHVGNDQRNLFQLLNLLSGDGPIDEIEEGFRRDPTLSVQLLRYLNSAGMRRSREIDSIRQALLVLGRVPLQRWLTLLMFTSQGPRKHSLLAMASSRARLAELLRQESVHLEQSPEALHRSFLVGMLSLVDALFDQPLTDILKELKLHSSVTMALLERDGEDGVLLQLLESIERGDYPAIQQWATRAGVPVESVNRLALEAMAWAAALPR, from the coding sequence ATGACCGAAGAATCAGACAACAGCGCCGCAAACCTGGACCTCGTAGCCCGCCAGGCCATTCTCGATGGCAAGGGCAACGTGCAGGCCTACGAATTGTTGGCGCGGGAAGAGTATAGCCCAACCGAAGATCCATTTCTGGCTTCGGCACAGGTTCTGGTAAAGGTGTTTTCGGTCTACCAACTGGAGCAGCTTCTCGACGGGAAAAGGGCCTTCATCAACTTCACCAATAGTTTGTTTGACGAAAAAACCCTGGAATTGTTTCCCTGTGAGCGCGTCGTTCCGGAGTTCACAATTACCGAAGTACCAAAGCGCGAGTTTCTGGAAAAAATACAGTACTTGAAGAAAGCTGGCTTTCGCATTGCTCTCGACAGGTTTTCTGGAAAGGCGTGGGAAGTTCCGCTGTTACCCTGGATGAATTATGTAAAAATTGATGTCAGCGAGATTGCTGCGGCGGATATGGATAATTTACTGAAACTGGTTCGCGCGCAGAAATACGCTACCCGCATGCCGCTGCTCATTGCTACCCGTGTTGAGACGCGAGAACAGGCGGCCAACTGTTTTGGCGCTGGTTTCGACTGGAGTCAGGGATACTTTTTCATGCGGCCGCAGGTCGTCGCCCATCGTCATGTCGGCAATGATCAAAGAAATCTCTTTCAGCTGTTAAATTTGCTTTCTGGAGATGGGCCGATTGACGAGATTGAGGAGGGGTTTCGTCGCGATCCCACCTTGTCGGTGCAATTGTTGCGCTATCTCAATTCCGCAGGCATGCGCCGTAGTCGCGAAATCGATAGCATCCGGCAAGCCTTGCTCGTCTTGGGACGGGTTCCCCTGCAACGCTGGCTGACGCTGCTGATGTTCACCAGTCAGGGGCCCCGCAAGCACTCCCTGCTGGCAATGGCCAGCAGCCGTGCGCGCCTTGCGGAATTGCTGCGCCAGGAGAGTGTACATCTGGAGCAATCACCGGAGGCTTTGCACCGCTCATTTCTGGTGGGCATGCTGTCGCTCGTTGATGCCCTGTTCGACCAGCCGCTGACGGACATCTTGAAAGAACTGAAATTGCACTCCTCGGTCACTATGGCCTTGTTGGAGCGTGACGGTGAGGACGGCGTCCTGCTGCAGCTTCTCGAGAGTATAGAGCGGGGAGATTACCCGGCGATACAACAGTGGGCGACTCGCGCGGGAGTTCCAGTGGAGAGCGTCAATCGCTTGGCCCTGGAGGCCATGGCGTGGGCTGCGGCGCTGCCGCGTTAG
- the ybgF gene encoding tol-pal system protein YbgF: MKDKWTAAMAGVLLVVSSPAWAESQGQQILQLQQQVAVMQGEIQSLIAVQKASRGSQSALGDLLNRSQQMQQEIRELRGELESKTHALSVAQQETNDKLAALSAAVASSGAATAVTASSTSAALLNQAPSSAIAAEASSAASSPVQGLGQADYQRAFDLLRSGKYGTAATALQDFIHKYPQSSLVVDAYYWLGQAQYVLGQNDAAIKSLSAAAQHTQSSKAPDALLRMGQIYQAIGQPTKARATFNRILKQFPNTPAAQKAQTQLQASGQ, from the coding sequence ATGAAGGATAAGTGGACTGCAGCAATGGCAGGCGTGCTTCTGGTCGTGAGTTCTCCGGCCTGGGCAGAATCCCAGGGGCAGCAGATTCTGCAGCTACAGCAGCAGGTGGCGGTGATGCAGGGCGAAATCCAAAGCCTGATCGCCGTGCAAAAGGCGAGTCGCGGCAGTCAGTCCGCCCTCGGTGATCTCCTCAATCGCTCGCAGCAGATGCAACAGGAAATCCGAGAGCTGCGCGGCGAGCTGGAGAGTAAAACCCACGCCCTCTCTGTTGCTCAACAGGAAACCAATGACAAGCTGGCGGCGTTGTCTGCTGCTGTGGCCAGTAGTGGTGCTGCCACGGCGGTTACCGCGAGTAGTACGAGTGCGGCGTTGTTGAATCAGGCGCCGAGCAGTGCCATTGCTGCCGAGGCGAGCAGCGCGGCCAGTTCACCCGTACAGGGACTGGGCCAGGCTGATTACCAGCGTGCATTTGATCTGTTGCGCTCAGGGAAATACGGTACGGCGGCGACCGCATTGCAGGATTTCATTCATAAATATCCGCAGAGCAGCCTCGTGGTAGATGCCTATTACTGGCTTGGGCAGGCACAGTATGTACTCGGTCAGAATGATGCCGCCATCAAAAGTCTCAGCGCCGCTGCACAGCACACCCAGAGCAGCAAAGCGCCTGATGCCCTCCTGCGTATGGGGCAGATCTATCAGGCGATAGGTCAGCCGACCAAGGCGAGAGCCACCTTCAACCGGATTCTGAAGCAGTTCCCCAACACCCCGGCGGCGCAAAAGGCGCAAACTCAGCTGCAGGCCAGCGGTCAGTAA